A genomic region of Megalobrama amblycephala isolate DHTTF-2021 linkage group LG6, ASM1881202v1, whole genome shotgun sequence contains the following coding sequences:
- the wu:fc50b12 gene encoding p53-induced death domain-containing protein 1 has protein sequence MPNKAQEDAVINMKSVQEIAKQLGFEWTVLAFELGFTRNEVRQFHATSKEKRVQAQRMLESWYERSWDKPNKTKLLQDGLERAGRRDLAERLRCLHWGHQKLSRRVELPSAFPFIITVHKTIDNKDALSRINVLNRSYN, from the exons ATGCCAAACAAAGCACAAGAG GATGCTGTGATCAATATGAAATCCGTGCAGGAGATTGCTAAGCAGTTAGGGTTTGAATGGACCGTTCTAGCCTTTGAACTTGGATTCACCAGAAATGAAGTCAGACAGTTTCATGCAACATCCAAAGAAAAGAGGGTTCAGGCTCAGAGAATGCTGGAATCATG GTATGAGCGTTCCTGGGACAAACCAAACAAAACCAAGCTGCTGCAGGACGGTCTTGAGCGGGCGGGCCGCCGTGACCTGGCTGAGAGGCTGCGCTGCCTGCACTGGGGTCACCAAAAGCTCAGCCGCAGAGTCGAGCTGCCCTCTGCCTTCCCCTTCATCATTACCGTCCACAAGACCATAGACAACAAAGACGCCTTGAGCAGGATAAATGTGCTTAATCGCAGTTATAactaa